A single genomic interval of Rhizobium leguminosarum bv. trifolii WSM1325 harbors:
- a CDS encoding conserved hypothetical protein (KEGG: rec:RHECIAT_CH0000936 hypothetical protein): protein MNLFEGHGNREAKIRYLDGDFQILSPGSYVVCAMTGKQIPLDELRYWSVARQEPYADVISAIDADKRAGVLPNQRR, encoded by the coding sequence ATGAATTTGTTCGAAGGGCACGGAAACCGCGAGGCGAAGATCCGGTATCTCGATGGCGATTTCCAGATTCTCTCGCCCGGCTCCTATGTCGTCTGCGCGATGACGGGGAAACAGATCCCGCTCGACGAATTGCGCTACTGGAGCGTCGCCCGGCAGGAGCCCTATGCCGACGTGATCTCGGCCATCGATGCCGACAAACGCGCCGGCGTGCTGCCGAACCAGCGGCGCTAG
- a CDS encoding DNA mismatch repair protein MutL (TIGRFAM: DNA mismatch repair protein MutL~PFAM: MutL dimerisation; DNA mismatch repair protein domain protein; ATP-binding region ATPase domain protein~KEGG: rec:RHECIAT_CH0000937 DNA mismatch repair protein): MAIRQLSETLINQIAAGEVIERPASAAKELIENALDAGATRIEIATSGGGKALLRVSDNGSGMDAADLELAVRRHCTSKISETLEDIRTLGFRGEALPSIGSVARLSIASRRRDSTGGHEIAVAGGKIAHMRPAAANPGTIVEVRDLFFATPARLKFLKTEKAEAGAITEIVKRMAIAFPAVRFVLSGSDRTTLEFPATGDDHLARMAQVLGKEFRDNAIALDAVREEIALTGFAGVPTFNRGNSAHQYAFVNGRPVQDKLILSAIRGAYAETIPSGRYPVAVLAITLDPALVDVNVHPAKSDVRFRDPSLVRGLIVGAIREALARDGSRAATTGASDMLRSFRPGFQPNNQRPQTAWSAETSPSQPYQPATGFGERPQASFDGLSMPTARAEPQFSPQPAVAEPNTRYPLGAARAQIHANYIVAQTEDGLVIVDQHAAHERLVFEAMRKALHSKRLASQVLLIPEIVDIPEEDCDRLMQHAAELSELGLAIERFGPGAIAVRETPAMLGEVDAHGLIRQLADEIAEWDTASGLSAKLEYVAATMACHGSVRSGRRLRPEEMNALLREMEVTPGSGQCNHGRPTYIELKLSDIERLFGRS; the protein is encoded by the coding sequence ATGGCCATCAGACAGCTTTCCGAAACGCTCATCAACCAGATCGCCGCCGGCGAAGTCATCGAACGGCCGGCGAGCGCTGCCAAGGAACTGATCGAAAACGCGCTCGACGCGGGTGCGACGCGCATCGAGATCGCCACATCAGGCGGCGGCAAGGCGCTGCTGCGCGTCAGCGACAACGGCTCGGGCATGGACGCGGCCGATCTGGAACTGGCGGTCAGGCGCCACTGCACCTCGAAGATCTCAGAGACGCTTGAGGATATCCGCACGCTCGGCTTCCGCGGCGAGGCGCTGCCCTCGATCGGCTCGGTCGCAAGGCTCAGCATTGCAAGCCGCAGGCGCGACAGCACAGGCGGCCACGAGATTGCCGTTGCCGGCGGCAAGATCGCGCATATGCGCCCGGCTGCCGCCAATCCCGGGACGATCGTCGAAGTGCGCGACCTGTTCTTCGCGACACCCGCCCGGCTCAAATTCCTGAAGACGGAGAAAGCCGAGGCCGGCGCCATTACCGAGATCGTCAAGCGCATGGCGATCGCCTTTCCGGCGGTACGCTTCGTGCTGTCGGGTTCGGACCGCACGACACTGGAATTTCCGGCGACCGGCGACGACCATCTGGCGCGCATGGCGCAGGTGCTCGGCAAGGAGTTCCGCGACAACGCCATTGCGCTCGACGCGGTGCGCGAGGAGATCGCGCTTACCGGCTTTGCCGGCGTGCCGACCTTCAATCGCGGCAACTCCGCCCACCAATACGCTTTCGTCAACGGCCGGCCGGTGCAGGACAAGCTGATCCTCTCGGCGATCCGCGGCGCCTATGCCGAGACGATCCCATCCGGACGCTATCCGGTGGCGGTGCTGGCGATCACGCTCGATCCCGCTCTGGTCGACGTCAACGTGCATCCGGCAAAATCCGACGTGCGGTTCCGCGATCCTAGCCTGGTGCGCGGCCTGATCGTCGGCGCCATCCGCGAGGCCCTGGCGCGCGACGGCAGCCGGGCGGCAACCACCGGCGCGAGCGACATGCTGCGCTCCTTCCGCCCCGGTTTCCAGCCGAATAACCAGCGGCCGCAAACGGCATGGTCGGCCGAAACCTCGCCCTCCCAGCCCTATCAGCCGGCAACGGGATTCGGCGAGCGGCCACAGGCGTCCTTCGACGGACTTTCGATGCCGACGGCGCGGGCCGAGCCGCAGTTTTCGCCGCAGCCGGCAGTCGCCGAACCAAACACGCGGTATCCGCTCGGCGCGGCGCGGGCGCAGATCCACGCAAACTACATCGTCGCCCAGACCGAGGATGGGCTCGTCATCGTCGACCAGCATGCCGCGCATGAGCGGCTGGTTTTCGAGGCGATGCGCAAGGCGCTGCATTCGAAGCGGCTGGCCTCGCAGGTGCTGCTCATCCCCGAGATCGTCGATATTCCGGAAGAGGACTGCGACCGGCTGATGCAGCATGCGGCCGAGCTTTCCGAACTCGGCCTGGCGATCGAGCGTTTCGGCCCAGGCGCGATCGCCGTGCGCGAGACGCCGGCGATGCTCGGCGAGGTCGATGCGCATGGGCTGATCCGCCAGCTTGCCGACGAGATCGCCGAATGGGACACGGCGTCGGGCCTATCGGCCAAGCTCGAATATGTGGCAGCGACCATGGCCTGCCACGGGTCGGTGCGCTCGGGACGGCGGCTGCGGCCGGAGGAAATGAACGCGCTGCTGCGGGAGATGGAAGTGACCCCCGGCTCCGGCCAGTGCAATCACGGCCGGCCGACCTATATCGAATTGAAGCTCAGCGATATCGAGCGGCTTTTCGGCAGAAGCTAA